In a single window of the Botrytis cinerea B05.10 chromosome 12, complete sequence genome:
- the Bcula1 gene encoding Bcula1, which produces MMTEIIMEQNPPVLQGPSEKEKKYDRQLRLWAASGQAALENANLLLLNSGSGTVGVETLKNLVLPGIGKFTIADEELVNEADLGVNFFLDEDSLGKSRAEQCVKLLQELNPDVKGDWYPKLKGDKLDQLFAEDHEEKYTLIIYSFPIDPRILDLAEKYSTSQNVPLISIHSAGFYSYFKTHLPGNFPIVDTHPDPAATTDLRLLKPWPELSSFAADLTKDIDTLSDHEHGHIPYLVLLLHFLEKWKEENGSYPTSYKDKTAFRTTVTNGTRRNNAEGGEENFDEAVAAVMKNISVQDLKSSVKEVFDYTPTEAESNSDFWIIAHAVKKFYEKHNALPLPGSVPDMKAQSSTYVQLQNIYKAKARQDVQEVLETIQAHSRSNEIKTEEVEVFCKNAAFVKLIRGSDPTIDLQKIANSESLNDENAPFTMMPLSNFPIYLALHATAHVAVATSSEILAQIDEEVPNASSNIRVQKAAEEVSRAKGGELHNISSLTGGMVAQEIIKIITKQYVPIDNTCIFDGITSRAQVLRI; this is translated from the exons ATGATGACGGAGATAATCATGGAGCAGAACCCTCCTGTCCTGCAAGGCCCTTccgaaaaggaaaagaaatatgaTCGACAGCTACGATTGTGGGCTGCTTCTGGGCAGGCAGCTCTGGAGAATGCCAATCTGTTACTGTTGAACTCTGGCTCTGGAACAGTCGGTGTTGAGACTCTAAAGAACTTAGTTCTTCCAG GCATTGGAAAGTTTACAATTGCGGACGAAGAACTCGTGAATGAGGCTGATTTGGgtgtcaatttctttcttgatgaagatagTTTGGGAAAATCAAGGGCAGAACAATGTGTGAAACTTTTACAAGAGCTGAATCCAGATGTGAAGGGAGACTGGTATCCAAAGCTCAAG GGCGATAAACTCGACCAGTTGTTTGCGGAAGATCACGAAGAAAAATATACATTGATAATATACTCATTTCCAATCGATCCCAGAATCCTCGACCTTGCGGAGAAATACAGCACGTCGCAGAACGTGCCTCTCATCAGCATACACTCCGCAGGCTTTTACTCATATTTCAAAACGCATCTACCAGGGAACTTCCCTATTGTTGACACTCACCCAGATCCAGCCGCGACAACAGATTTACGACTTTTAAAGCCATGGCCAGAACTTTCGAGTTTTGCAGCTGATTTAACCAAAGACATCGACACTCTTAGCGATCATGAGCATGGCCATATACCTTACTTAGTTCTGCTCTTGCATTTCTTggaaaaatggaaagaagaaaatggctCTTATCCGACGTCATATAAAGACAAAACAGCGTTCAGGACGACTGTGACAAACGGCACAAGAAGAAATAATGCCGaaggtggagaggagaaCTTCGATGAAGCTGTTGCAGCTGTGATGAAAAACATATCCGTACAAGATCTGAAAAGTTCCGTGAAGGAAGTTTTCGACTACACACCAACCGAA GCAGAATCCAACTCGGATTTTTGGATTATCGCTCATGCTGTGAAGAAGTTTTATGAAAAGCACAATGCGCTCCCACTTCCGGGATCAGTTCCAGACATGAAGGCTCAGTCGAGTACATATGTACAACTTCAGAACATTTATAAAGCAAAAGCTCGACAAGACGTACAGGAAGTACTGGAGACTATCCAGGCACATTCACGTAGTAATGAGATTAAAACAGAGGAAGTAGAGGTGTTCTGCAAGAATGCTGCTTTCGTCAAGCTTATTCGAGGCTCGGATCCGACAATAGATCTACAAAAGATAGCAA ATTCGGAATCATTAAATGATGAAAACGCTCCTTTCACGATGATGCCATTATCAAACTTCCCTATTTACTTGGCTCTTCACGCAACTGCCCATGTAGCAGTCGCTACTTCATCTGAGATCTTAGCTCAAATCGACGAAGAAGTACCAAATGCATCCTCCAATATACGTGTCCAGAAAGCTGCCGAAGAAGTATCACGAGCCAAAGGAGGTGAATTACACAACATTTCTTCGTTGACTGGAGGGATGGTTGCAcaagaaatcatcaaaatcatcactaAACAATATGTACCGATCGACAACACATGCATATTTGATGGTATCACGAGTAGAGCACAAGTTTTAAGGATCTAA
- the Bcrki1 gene encoding Bcrki1 — MASNNPAVPGQSAASSNPTVPATENATPHTYDYANLSPVEASKRRAAYRAVEDHFDPSYKYVGIGSGSTVVYVVEAIAAKGRDITSKMIFVPTGDQSKQLIIEAGLPLGSIDSLPPVVAEPLHLSGDAAFDVSTGLQDLGLKGKRESLDVAFDGADEIDEDLNCIKGGGACLFQEKLVATSSKKFVCVADYRKLQPRLLTSWKAIPIEIAPLAAPTIKRILITLGSPDPKIRQGGSAKAGPVVTDNGMWIIDAPFPKLLIHSDLKGNDKGDGENGTWEVHNLGRRLKRIVGVLETGLFHGRNGAQVANAGEEGGGQKPVAAYFGMEDGNVEVRTATEHGVKSRP; from the exons ATGGCTTCCAACAATCCAGCTGTTCCCGGCCAATCTGCGGCCTCCTCAAATCCGACAGTTCCAGCCACCGAAAATGCTACTCCTCATACCTATGACTACGCAAACCTTTCCCCAGTAGAGGCCTCAAAGCGTCGAGCAGCATACAGAGCAGTGGAGGATCACTTCGACCCTTCTTACAAATATGTCGGGATTGGATCGGGTAGTACTGTCGTTTACGTAGTGGAGGCTATCGCTGCCAAAGGTCGAGATATCACTTCCAAGATGATCTTTGTTCCTACTGGCGATCAAAGTAaacaattgattattgaagCGGGTCTGCCTTTAGGAAGCATTGATTCTTTGCCTCCAGTAGTTGCTGAGCCTCTTCATTTGAGTGGAGATGCTGCTTTTGATGTTTCTACGGGTCTGCAAGATCTAGGTTTAAAGGGAAAGCGTGAAAGTCTTGATGTTGCATTTGATGGAGCAGACGAAATTGACGAAGATCTCAACTGTATAAAAGGAGGTGGAGCTTGTCTTTTCCAAGAAAAGTTGGTCGCAACTTCTTCCAAGAAGTTTGTATGTGTAGCAG ATTACCGAAAGCTCCAACCCCGTCTTCTCACTTCCTGGAAGGCTATTCCAATCGAGATTGCACCATTGGCCGCTCCAACCATTAAAAGAATTCTAATTACTCTTGGCTCTCCGGACCCAAAAATCAGACAAGGTGGAAGTGCGAAAGCTGGGCCTGTAGTTACAGATAACGGCATGTGGATCATCGATGCGCCTTTCccaaaacttttgattcatTCAGATTTGAAGGGCAATGATAAGGGGGATGGAGAAAACGGCACTTGGGAGGTACACAACcttggaagaagattgaagagaatAGTAGGCGTACTGGAGACTGGCCTTTTCCATGGTAGAAACGGCGCCCAGGTTGCCAATGCTGGAGAAGAGGGTGGTGGACAGAAGCCAGTGGCTGCGTATTTCGgcatggaagatggaaatgttgaGGTTCGCACTGCTACAGAACATGGGGTTAAGTCGAGACCTTAG